One part of the Vidua chalybeata isolate OUT-0048 chromosome 11, bVidCha1 merged haplotype, whole genome shotgun sequence genome encodes these proteins:
- the OSGIN1 gene encoding oxidative stress-induced growth inhibitor 1, translating to MLPDGKMYPLVTRPSNRSGLKTLPVVIIGNGPSGICLSYLLSGYTPYFKRHSLHPNPILQRKLEEAPEVSVLDQDLEYLSEGLEGRSHSPVALLFDTLQRPDTDFGGTAESVLTWWHEPDRAIPHLVLGRNAPGGAWHSIEGSMVTLSRGEWMGLPDLPFKEWLKQKRRGLRNNRATAEDIAQYYQHYVMKKGLQKNFRCGTVVTSVRKVSAESISNHTQKDLQEDSDSLWNSNEKSAEVFQVDGFFKTVEGDKEPFSIYAENVVLATGTYDNPTWLGVKGENLSYVHHQLSALEEAVKNNSVGIMTDPVLIVGAGLTAADAILFAHHCNIPVIHVFRRRVTDPGLIFNQLPKTMYPEYHKVHQMMKEQTAACAGPYEHYISLPEHHVLSFGKDRKCIFQDKNGCQKAYKISMALVLTGSNPNLSFLPNDGIDLALDSDQPVNPKRNPIDVDPFTYECTQEKGLYALGPLAGDNFVRFVQGGALAVASSLLKKANKNPP from the exons ATGCTTCCAGATGGGAAGATGTATCCATTAGTGACCAGACCCTCAAACAGGAGTGGGCTAAAGACACTGCCTGTTGTGATCATAG GGAACGGACCTTCAGGAATCTGTCTCTCATACTTGCTGTCAGGTTACACCCCTTACTTCAAAAGACACTCTCTTCATCCTAATCCTATTCTTCAGAGAAAACTGGAAGAAGCACCAGAAGTCTCTGTTTTGGACCAG GATCTGGAGTATCTCTCTGAAGGCTTGGAGGGACGATCCCACAGCCCTGTGGCTCTTCTGTTTGATACTCTGCAGCGTCCAGACACAGACTTTGGTGGGACAGCAGAATCTGTGCTCACCTGGTGGCATGAGCCTGACAGAGCCATCCCCCACCTGGTCCTTGGCAGAAATGCCCCTGGAGGTGCCTGGCAC TCTATAGAGGGCTCTATGGTTACCCTGAGCAGAGGGGAATGGATGGGACTCCCAGACCTCCCTTTCAAAGAATGGTTAAAGCAAAAGAGAAG AGGCCTCAGAAACAATAGAGCCACAGCAGAGGACATTGCTCAATATTACCAACACTATGTGATGAAGAAAGGACTGCAGAAGAATTTCAGATGTGGCACTGTTGTGACCTCTGTGAGGAAAGTGAGTGCAGAGAGCATCTCCAACCATACCCAGAAAGATCTTCAGGAGGATAGTGACTCTCTCTGGAACTCAAATGAAAAAAGTGCAGAGGTCTTTCAGGTGGATGGATTTTTCAAAACTGTGGAAGGTGATAAAGAGCCCTTCTCTATCTATGCAGAGAATGTGGTCTTGGCTACGGGAACATACGACAATCCTACCTGGCTTGGGGTCAAGGGAGAAAACCTTTCCTATGTCCACCACCAGCTGTCTGCCCTAGAAGAAGCAGTGAAGAACAACAGTGTTGGCATCATGACAGATCCAGTCTTGATTGTAGGTGCTGGTCTGACAGCTGCTGATGCGATTCTCTTTGCTCACCATTGCAACATTCCAGTAATCCACGTTTTTCGGAGACGAGTCACTGATCCAGGCCTTATTTTTAACCAGCTCCCCAAAACAATGTACCCTGAATACCACAAAGTCCATCAGATGATGAAAGAACAgacagctgcctgtgctgggccctATGAGCACTACATCAGCCTCCCTGAGCATCACGTGCTCTCCTTTGGCAAGGACAGGAAATGCATCTTTCAAGACAAGAATGGCTGTCAGAAAGCTTATAAAATTTCCATGGCTCTTGTTCTAACTGGCTCAAACCCCAACCTCTCCTTTCTGCCAAATGATGGCATTGACTTGGCATTGGACAGTGACCAGCCAGTCAATCCAAAGAGGAATCCCATAGATGTTGATCCATTCACCTATGAATGCACTCAGGAGAAAGGGCTCTATGCTCTGGGACCTCTAGCAGGAGATAACTTTGTACGCTTTGTGCAGGGAGGGGCTCTGGCTGTTGCAAGCTCTCTGTTAAAGAAAGCCAACAAAAATCCACCCTAA